The genomic region TGAGGAGTTTTGCACAGGCACACCAAAGCCACTTGAAGGGATTGAAACTCCCGGCTCTGCGCATCACTGTGGTTTTTGAATGGGGAGATCGGGGAATGACAGGATATGGTATTCTGATAGGGTTTCTGGCTTTTGGAGCTGGTTTCGGGCTTGCCTACTGGGTTCGGCAGCAACTGGATGCCCAGAATGAAAGTGCCGCCAGAAATGAGGCTGGCCGTTTGCTTCAAGATGCGGCCAGGCGCTCGGAAAGTCTTCTGAGAGAAGCTGAGGTTGAAGCGAAAGACCGTCTTTTCAAGATGAAAAGCGAGTTTGATGCAGAAACCGCAGAGATCCGTTCTGAGTTGAAGCGCCAGGAACAGCGGCTTATTCAGAAAGAGGAGAATCTGGAAAGGAAGCATGACCAGAATGAACAGAAAGAGCAGGATTTACAGGCACAGGAACAAAAGTTTCAGATTCGGGAAGAGGCGTTTGCAAAGCGTTCCGAAGAGTTGGATGAGCTGATCCAGAAACAGCACAGCGAACTTGAAAAAATATCAGGGCTTACCAGTGAGCAGGCCAGAGAAATTTTGATACGGTCCATGGAAAACGATGCCCGGTATGAAGGGGCAAAGCTGGTCAAGCGTATTATGTCAGAAGCTCAGGAAGAAGCTGACAAGGAAGCCAAAAGAATTCTTGCAACGGCTATACAGCGCTTTTCCGGAGATTTTGTTGCGGAAAGAACGGTGTCGGTAGTGCCTTTGCCCAGTGACGAAATGAAAGGGCGGATTATAGGCAGGGAAGGCAGGAATATCCGCGCATTGGAAGCGGCAACGGGAATTGATCTGATTATAGATGATACGCCAGAAGCTGTTATTCTTTCGGGGTTCAATCCTGTTCGGCGTGAGGTTGCACGTCTTTCTCTGACCCGTTTGATTGCGGATGGACGTATCCATCCCGCCCGCATTGAAGATGTGGTGAAGGCTGTGGAAGAAGAAGTGGAACAGACCATTAAGGAAGCAGGTGAACAGGCCGCTTTTGATCTTGGAGTTCACGGTATTCACCCTGAGTTGATTAAGGTTCTCGGGCGTCTTAAATTCCGGACAAGCTATGCTCAGAACGTGTTGCAGCACTCCGTTGAGGTGGGTTTTCTTTGCGGGATCATGGCTGCGGAGCTTGGGCTGAATGTCAAGCTGGCTAAGAGAATGGGACTGTTGCATGATCTTGGAAAGGCTGTGGATCATGAGGTCGAGGGCCCCCATGCCCTTATCGGATCCAGGCTGGCAAAAAAATTTGGAGAGGCGGCTACGGTGGTTCAGGCCATAGCTGCTCACCATGAAGACATTCCGCCCGAATCTGTTTATGATCTTCTTGTACAGGCTGCGGACAGCCTTTCGGGAGCTCGGCCCGGAGCCCGCAAGGAGCTTCTTGAAAACTATGTGAAGCGCCTTGAGGATCTTGAAACTATTGCCTGTTCGTTCAAGGGTGTTGCTAATTCCTATGCCATACAGGCAGGTAGGGAGCTGCGGGTTATTGTGGAAAGTGATAAGATATCAGACGAAGAGTCCGTATTGCTGAGCAGGGATATAGCACGTAAAATTGAAGAAAGCCTGACGTTTCCCGGCCAGATTCGAGTTACGGTTATTCGTGAAACCCGTGCTGTGGGTTATGCGAATAAATAATTTTTTTTAAGATTCCGGCTATAGTATGATTCAGTTTTAGTGGGAGGAGGAGCTGTAGCTGTTGCAGCTACCTCCTTCAGGTTTATCAATGAAAGATCGGTAGGAAAGGGTTTAGGGATGCATGCTCTGGACGTTCTGAGGTCACGGGGATTTATCGAAAGTACAACGCATGAAGAGGAGCTGGCATCCTATTTGTCATCTCCCGGACGTTACTGCTACATCGGTTTTGATCCTACAGGATCCAGTCTTCATGTGGGACACCTGGTTACGGTTATGGCTCTTTCCCATATGCAGCGGTGCGGGCATCGTCCCATTGCCCTCGTGGGTGGCGGAACGGGAATGATTGGTGACCCTAGTGGAAAAACAGAGATGCGCCAGCTCATGACACCTGAAATTGTGGCTGAAAATAAGGCGGGTCTGAAGGGGCAGCTTTCTTCTTTTCTGGATTTTTCGGATGGAAAGGCTCTTCTGGTTGATAATGCAGACTGGCTTAGTGGCCTTCACTATATTCCCTTTCTCCGGGATGTGGGCAGCCACTTCAGCGTGAACCGAATGATCAAGGCAGAAAGCTATCGGGCCAGACTGGAATCCGAGGAAGGGCTGAGCTTTATAGAATTTAACTATATGCTGCTTCAGGCCTATGATTTTTACGTACTGGCAGAAAAATACGGTTGCCTTCTTCAGATGGGCGGAAGGGATCAGTGGGGGAATATTGTGGCCGGTGTGGAGCTTGTCCGTCGCAAGGCCCAGAAAACAGTTTTTGGTATTACTTTTCCCCTTATTATGACGTCTTCCGGTATAAAAATGGGAAAAACCCATGCGGGGGCAGTCTGGTTGGATCCTGAACGTACGTCGCCCTAT from Desulfobotulus pelophilus harbors:
- the rny gene encoding ribonuclease Y, which translates into the protein MTGYGILIGFLAFGAGFGLAYWVRQQLDAQNESAARNEAGRLLQDAARRSESLLREAEVEAKDRLFKMKSEFDAETAEIRSELKRQEQRLIQKEENLERKHDQNEQKEQDLQAQEQKFQIREEAFAKRSEELDELIQKQHSELEKISGLTSEQAREILIRSMENDARYEGAKLVKRIMSEAQEEADKEAKRILATAIQRFSGDFVAERTVSVVPLPSDEMKGRIIGREGRNIRALEAATGIDLIIDDTPEAVILSGFNPVRREVARLSLTRLIADGRIHPARIEDVVKAVEEEVEQTIKEAGEQAAFDLGVHGIHPELIKVLGRLKFRTSYAQNVLQHSVEVGFLCGIMAAELGLNVKLAKRMGLLHDLGKAVDHEVEGPHALIGSRLAKKFGEAATVVQAIAAHHEDIPPESVYDLLVQAADSLSGARPGARKELLENYVKRLEDLETIACSFKGVANSYAIQAGRELRVIVESDKISDEESVLLSRDIARKIEESLTFPGQIRVTVIRETRAVGYANK
- the tyrS gene encoding tyrosine--tRNA ligase yields the protein MHALDVLRSRGFIESTTHEEELASYLSSPGRYCYIGFDPTGSSLHVGHLVTVMALSHMQRCGHRPIALVGGGTGMIGDPSGKTEMRQLMTPEIVAENKAGLKGQLSSFLDFSDGKALLVDNADWLSGLHYIPFLRDVGSHFSVNRMIKAESYRARLESEEGLSFIEFNYMLLQAYDFYVLAEKYGCLLQMGGRDQWGNIVAGVELVRRKAQKTVFGITFPLIMTSSGIKMGKTHAGAVWLDPERTSPYDYYQFWVNTDDADVVRFLKLFTFLPMEEIEEASALSGRDLNGVKAVLAYEATAIVHGSEAAAQAHRAASAMFGGREVPEALFSSSQISRSTEVDGDGMPSTQIPIGELAVGISAVDLFCRVGLCASRGAARRLIEQGGAYVNGQRVEGLDAVVVASGSDASGLVLRSGKKHYHRIEAV